The DNA region TATGTTTTACGGCGTTCCGATTCTGTTGGGAGGCTTAGCGCTCAAGGCAGCCGAGATTAAACCAACTCCCTATAGTTCGGACTTATCTGATGATGTGCTCTCTCTTCGAGAAGCTCAGGCAACGGATACACAGCAACAAATTCGTAAAGATATTACCCGCTACCGTTATGGTCAGGATTGTCATCTGGATGATTCTTTGGAGCGTTTAGCTTTAAGCCCTACAGATGAGGAACGACCTTCTCTCCATCATCTTCGTGAAGAATCCCATGATGGTCAGTATGCTTTGGTTTTAGAGTTTTATTCGCCGTTATTTTCGTTAGAAGAGTGGCAAAAACGTCAGGAAAAAATCGAGCGTTTCTTTGGGCCTGATGTGAAGGCCGTGATTGTCCAACCAGAGGAAAACGAAATCGAGTTAGCCCTTGTTCGGACAGCTGCTTAGACATGATGACTCCATCTAACTTTAGGGAATTACTAAGTATTGCTAAGTAAATTTGGCATTAGTTCACATCTAAGCAAAACTTGAATACTATACGACACCGTTAATTTGTTTATAAATCCCCCTACCTAATATTTAGGAGTCAGAATTTATGTCTTTAGTTCTTACCCTTGCTGCAGCTGTGCCTCCCACATTGGAATGGAGCCCCAAGGTTGCAGTCGTTATGATCATTTGCAACATCTTGGCGATCGCACTCGGCAAGGCAACAATCAAAAATCCTTCTGCAGGCCCCGCACTACCAATGCCAGAAATGTTTGGTGGCATGGGTTTTCCCGCACTTTTGGCAACTACAAGCCTAGGTCATGTCATCGGAGTTGGCGCGATTCTTGGGTTGGCTAGTGCAGGCGCAATCTAGACGCTGTTAAATGCCTTTTTCTTTTGTTTTGTGACAGTATTTCTAATCTCCTGAGGGTTCGCCTTCAGGAGATTTTTTTCGTTTCTGAACAAGAGAACCTCGCTGACTTTGTCGAGAGCCAATGTCCCCTAAGCCAGGATAGCGTTTCTTTGGGTTGATTTGAACTTTGCTGAAGGGATGCCATTTTGCTTTAGCTCCTTCGTCGCTTTGCCACCAACGTAGGATAATACCAACGCAAAAGCCGCTAAGAGCCCCAAAAAAAATACTAAGCAAAATACCATATCGCAACACGATAAAAGCAACAAGAAAAACAATTGATGCGAGTAGTCCACCTCGTACCCCTTTCGGTTGGGCTTTTTTTTTCTTTTTCTTTGCCATTGTGGTTACGAGAGTTGCAGAAATTTAAACAATTTCGTAAGGATAATCATCGTCTAAAAACTGCGTGTCACAATCGGTTTAGAGCAGCCAGTCGTGCAGATATTCTATGCCACATTTAGCCCACCCCTTTACTCAAATTGCAGTGATTCTTGCCATTGCTTCTAGTTTAGGGGCGATCGCCGTGTGGTTAAAGCAGCCATTAATTATGGCGTTTATCGCGGTTGGAATTTTAATTGGCCCTTCGGGGTTTTCGATTGTCAGCAGCACGGAGGAAGTGGAGTTGTTGGCGGAGCTGGGCATCGCAGTGCTGCTGTTTGTCGTTGGGCTAAAGCTAGAACCGAATGAGATTAATGCTGTTGGCTCAGTAGCAGTAATCACGGCAGTGGGTCAAATGGCATTGACGGGAGGCTTCGGCTACTTACTTTGTTGGGTAATGGGAATGTCACCCATCGCTGCATTTTATGTGGCGATCGCCTTAACTTTTTCTAGCACAATTATTATCGTCAAATTATTGTCCGATAAAAAAGAAATTGATGCGCTCCATAGTCGAATTGCTGTCGGTGTACTGATTGTGCAGGATATTGCTGTCGTACTACTGATGATTATTTTGTCGGCATTTGGCGATGGGGAGCAAAGTTTAGGACGCTCATTATTATTCGTTTCTTTGCGGGGAGCTGCCTTTCTCGGTTCTCTAACTCTAATCACAAAATTCATTCTGCCGAAACTGCTCCATGGCATTGCTCGATCAACCGAATTGCTCCTGATTTTTGCGATTACCTGGGCGATCGTTCTTGCCTCAGTGGGAGATTTTTTAGGATTTAGCAAAGAAGTTGGTGCATTTATGGCAGGCGTTTCCCTCGCAGCCACACCTTATCGTCTGATTATTGCCCCTCGGTTAGTGAGTTTACGGGATTTTTTACTCCTATTCTTTTTTATTAACCTCGGCATCCACATCGAAATCACTGATTTTCTCAACCAGCTTTTTCCCGCTTTAATTCTGTCTGCATTTGTTCTGATTACGAAGCCAATAATGGTAATGGCTTTAGTCGGAATGCTTGGTTACAAAAAATATACCAGTGTTATTACTAGTCTATCCTTGGGGCAAATTAGCGAATTTTCACTGATTTTGGCAGGGTTAGGGGTAAGTTTAGGTCATATTTCTAGTGAAACCAGCGGATTAATTACTTTAATTGCCTTAATCACCATGGGTCTATCAACCTATATGATTTTGCGCTCCAGCCTGATTTACGAACGATTTTCGCCTTGGTTTAATTGGGTTGAACGAAAAATGCCTCACAAAGAAGATGCCACGGGAATTACTGAATTTGAGGAGCTGGATGTAATCGTCTTTGGTTTGGGACGATATGGAGGCAGTTTAATCCAAGATTTAGAGCAACTAGGTGTCAAAGTATTAGGCGTAGATTTTGATCCAGAGCTCGTCAATTTTTGGCGATCGCAGGGAGTGATGACCTTTTACGGTGATGCTGAAGATCCGGAGTTCCCTGCCGTTCTTCCGCTGAATAAAGTTTATTGGATTATTAGTACCTTGCCAGGTTTAGATATGGGCCTCAAATTGCTCCATCATCTAAAGCATCACAATTACACCGGAAAAATTGCCCTTACCAGTCACACACAGCAAGAAAGCTATCCTCTTCAAAAAGCAGGCGCTGATTTGGTACTCATGCCTTTTCGAGATGCCGCAGTGGAAGCAGCCAGGGTATTGCACAAAAATCTAGATTTTGTGACTGGTTCAGACATTGCTCCCCATATAAGAGATAATTCGCAGAGGGTACAATCTTGATACTTGTTCCCAATGTTGGGGCGACCGACTGCTGCATCAATACTTTGCCAACTAACGGTTTCTATGATTAGTCGTTTTAATATTCCGGTCATTCTTGAGGGTTATTCCCAAGGGTATTTTTTGATGTCGGATGATAATGACAACCTTGGCTGGTATTCAAGTCGGCAACGAACTTTGATCCCTCTCGATGAGCGTTTTCGCTACCCAAAATCTTTGCGACGTGTTTTAAATAAAAAAGAGTTTACGCCAGCCATTAACCAAGCATTCAAAGAAGTTTGTCACGGCTGTGCAGATCGAGATACCACTTGGATTTCACCGGAGCTAATGGATATTTATTTTGCACTGCATAAGGCAGGATATGCCCATAGCTTTGAAACATGGCAGGGCGATCGCCTTGCAGGTGGTGTTTTAGGCATTGTGATTGGTGGGGCATTTATTGGGGAATCGATGTTTTTTAATATCCCCGATGGCTCAAAAGTTGCAATGGTTTTACTCGTCAATCACCTCAGAACACAAGGGTTTAAGTTATTTGATGCCCAGCTGCAAAACCCTCACTTAGAGCGGTTTGGTTCCTACGTGATTAGCAACATTGAGTATCGGCAAATCCTTCAACAAGCCATAAAAATGCCCTGCAAGCTTTAAGCTGACAGAGCTGATTTTTAGTGGCGTTTTTTTAGATTAATATTCTTCAGATTAGGCAAGACTCAACATAATGAGTTGTCTTTTTTGGAGCGATCGCACATCATCCAAACTAAACTCAGTATTTTCGAGAAGGGAAGCGATAGTACATTGACCATCACAGGCTGACATAAAGTCATACTCAGCGTCTGTAACTTTTGTGAGACGGTAGTCAAAGTCAAAGAATGCTTTGCTCGGCCAGCCATTTAAACAGGGATGGACTTCGGCGATCGCCTCACTCAAAAGATCATCATCAGACCAATCAGTTGTTTCGAATGGTGGTTTATATAAGAAAAATTCGTAGTGACTAATGGTCGTGTCCAAAAGCTCAATCAAGCGATAGCGATCACGTTCACTGAGACCCTTGGCTCGTTCAATTAAATCAGGCGATTTACCAACTAAGCGTTCTAGATCCCACACCGGCGGATTCGAAAAGCCAACAAACTCCAGACCCGATGCGTCAATTAGTTCAAAAAGAGTATGGATATTGTAGTCCGTTTCCTGTGGATGAACATACATGTCTGCAAAAGAAGCATCGCGGTGATTTTCTAAAGACCAGCGTTCTTTGTCATATTGAACTAGACGACTATTTTCCGGCAGACTCCCAAAAATATCTCGACCAACTTTGACACCATCAACATAATCACCTCGCTTCTCTCCTTGGAACAGGGCGATCGCCTCTTGCATCAGTTGAATTTCCCAGCGGCCCAACTCCGCATACACAAAAATGTGAAACAAACCACCCGGTGCCACTTTTTTGGCTAATGCTTGAATGCCTTGAACTGGATCTGGCATGTGGTGGAGCACACCAACGCAATTAATGAGATCAAATTCACCTTCTAATTCTGCTGCTTGCTCAATCGGTAGCCGTTGGAATGTCACAGGTGCTTGATGATTTTGCCTGACTCCGGACTGATTACAGCGCTTCTCTGCAACCTCTAAAGCCCCTTCACTGAGGTCGATCCCATAGATTTCTGCTTCTGGATTGAGATGAAGTAAATACTCTGTGCCAACGCCCGTTCCACAACCTGCATCAAGAATTCGAGGATTGTTACGAGCTGGCTTACGACCTGCACAAAAACTATAGGCCGCTTGCCAATGCCAACGCCAGTTATAGCCTGGAGGTGGCTCGTCTAATAAAGGCTCTGGCGGAAAAGGATAGGTATTGTAAAGTTCACGGACAGCCTGTTGACGAGCTTCGGAATTATTCATCTGAGAAAGAACGACTCAATCCTTAAAATTTGGCAAGATAATCTACCAGAGAAACAGGACGCCGCCCATTGTGCAACTTCGATCCCCGCTTTTATTGATTTTTTGAAATATTTTTTAATAAAGTCGTTCTCAATACCTGAAACGTTTTACTCTAAGAGCTAGCAAATAGATAAACATCTCATTTTTTAAAACAGCCTCTGGGAGAAACGCTCGCACAAGACCATCTAGCACTTCTGCCCACTTTCTCCCAAACAGCCCATTATAAATTGAACATTTTGATTGGAGATAGTTGAAAGTCCATGACGATTAGAGCCAGCGGTGGTAGCTCATTGGCCCGCCCCCAGTTATATCAAACCGTTCCTCTCTCTAATATTTCTCAGGCAGAGCAACAAGATCGGTTCCTCGAAACTGGTGAATTGACCTCCCTTGATACCTATTTCACTTCTGGGCTCAAACGTTTGGCGATCGCCGAAGCGATTAAACAGAGTTCCCAGTTAATCGTTTCTCGGGCAGCGAACCGGATTTTCACCGGTGGCTCTCCCCTTGCCTATCTCGAAAAACCAGCATTCGATCCCAACGAAAAATCATCATTTGATCTCGCAGGCCAATTCAGCGCCGATGGTGCTAGTGCTGCGAATGATGATGACAGCCTCTTCTCTGGCGTTCGCGGTTTATTTCTCGGTTCCTCTGGCGGTAGAATTCCAGCTGGCTTCCGACCCATTAGTGTTTCGCGCTATGGTCCCCGCAACATGACCAAATCCTTGCGGGATATGGCTTGGTTCTTACGCTACACAACCTATGCCATTATCGCCGGAGACCCTAGTATTCTCGTTGTGAATACTCGTGGTCTTAAAGAAATTTTGGAAAATGCTTGCTCCATTCCCGCAACGGTTGTTGCCTTACAGGAAATGGCTGCTGCTTCCCGCGATTTATTCCGTGGTGACAATGAAGCACAGGGAATTGTTAATCAATACTTCAGCGTTCTAATCACAGAAGTTCAAACCCAGTCTCCAAACAACAAGCTTCGCCAAAGACCATCTTCTGATCAGCAGGGCTTAGAGTTACCTCAGAGCTACTTCAATGCTGCTGAAAATCGTCAGAAATTTGTCATGAAGCCGGGCTTATCGGCTATTGAGAAAAATTCTGTCGTTAAGGCTGCTTACCGTCAGGTTTTTGAACGCGACATCACTCGCGCCTATAGCCAATCTATTTCTTACCTTGAGTCCCAGGTGAAGAATGGCGACATTTCGATGAAGGAATTTATTCGTCGTCTTGCAAAATCGCCTCTCTACCGAAAGCAATTCTATGAGCCTTTCACTAACAGTCGTGCTCTTGAATTGGCGTTCCGTCATATTTTGGGTCGCGGACCTTCTTCCCGTGAAGAGGTACAAGAATATTTCTCCATCGTTTCCAATGGTGGTCTTCCCGCGCTAATCGATGCTCTGATTGATTCGCAGGAGTACGGAGATTATTTCGCAGAAGAGACTGTACCTTACATCCGTGGTCTCGGTCAGGAAGCACAAGAATGTCGTAATTGGGGCATGCAACAAGAGCTATTTAAATACAGTGCGCCTTTCCGCAAGGCTCCTCAATTCCTAACCACATTCGCGAGCTATAACAACCCCCTACCTGACCAACATGTATATGGCTCTGGTAACGACTCTTTAGAAATTCAATTCGGCGCAATTTTCCCGAAAGAAACTCGTAATCCCAGCAGTAGTCCTGCTCCCTTCAGCAAGGATACTCGTCGCGTCTTAATTCACCGTGGCCCCGGCATCAATAATCAGCTTAGCAATCCTGGAGCGCGTCCAGCTCATCCTGGGACTCTCGGAGCAAAGGTTTTCCGTCTTAATAATGAATTACCTGTTTCTGGTAAATCAAACCCTAGTATCAGCTTCTCTGAAAGTGAAACTCAGAAGGTGATTGCGGCAGCTTACCGCCAAGTCTTTGGTCGGATGGTTTACGATGGTCAGCGCCAAACTTCAGCAGAAGCAAGGCTTGAGAACGGCGATATTACACTCCGTGATTTTGTTCGGATCTTGGCGAAGTCAGATGTTTTCCGTAAAACATATTGGACCTCTCTCTATGTTTGTAAAGCTGTAGAGTACGTCCATCGTCGTCTACTTGGTCGCCCAACTTACGGTCGCAAGGAAATCAATAGCTACTTTGATCTCTGCGCCAAACAAGGTTTCTATGCATTGGTTGATGCCATCATCGACAGTGAGGAATATAAAGAAGCATTTGGCGAAGATACTGTTCCTTATGAACGTTACTTGACGCCTGGTGGCTATGCCCTCCGTCAAAGTCGCCCTGGCGCGATTCGCGAAGATATTGGCGCGAATGTGCAAGTTGAGAAGACTCCTCGCTTTATTGAGCTTGGAACTTCTAGCACGAAGAACTTACCTGTCACAGACATGGGCGATCGCATCAGTCAGGGGGTCACGGTTCAGCGAGATCAAGTTAAGGTATTCAAACTCACTGACACCTTTAATAAGGTTGAGCTCAAGAATGCGACTGCTGCGGCATATCGCCAGATCTTTGAGCGCGATATTGACCCCTACATTGTTGAAGTTCAATTTACAAGTCTAGAAAGTCGTCTTGGCAACCGTGAAATCACGATGAAGGAATTCATCGAAGCTCTAGGTTGTTCTGAGCTGTATCAGAAGGAATTCTATACTCCTTATCCCAACACTAAAGTGATTGAGATGGGTACTAAGCACTTCCTTGGACGCGCTCCACAGGATCAGAAGGAGATTCGGAAGTATAACCAAATTCTTGCGGCAGAAGGCCTAAAGGCTTTCATTGGTGCAATGGTTAACAGCATGGAATACGCAGAAAACTTCAATGAGGATGTTGTACCTTACCGTCGCTACCCAACTCTTCCTGCGGCAAACTTCCCCAATACGGAGAAGCTCTACAACACTTTGACAAAGCAAAATTCAGATGTTGTTGTTCCTAGTTTTGAGCCTGCAGTAAAACGCTAAAACTTTGCGAATAAAGTTTTCCAAATCTTCTGGGAAGCTTTCAAAACGACAATACAGATCTAAAAAACCTCTCAGATATCTGGGAGGTTTTTCTTATTCAAAAGATTTTTGTGGATTGAATGAGATCTCAAAGAAACTCAAAAGATGAGCTTATTTAGAAATCTCGAGGATGTAAGAATCACGAGCTGTAGAACTTTCGAAGTTTCCAACAAAGATTTCATAATTACCTTCTTGGCTCCATACACCACCAATTTCAGCGGGAATGCCAGCTGCGGCGATCGCACAGAAAGGACTAGCGCTTGGGTCACTCGCGTTTTTGATCATTAAAGTGTAGGGAACGGTTGTGGCGCCAGTCGGATTCGTTACACGGATTTTCATGGAAACGATATTGTCAGCACTCACTGAAAAGGTATGGTTTGGTCTATTAGACATCCAGCCACAACCAGTACTATCCTGTGTTCCGCCTGCTGTGCCGCTAATTTGACCAGAGAAAGGCTTACCATTAGCTAAAATATCTAGTCCAGAACCGCTTGATGCAATTGTAAATGTAGAGGGTTGGGCGATCGCCGGAGCTGTGGCAAGAAAAAATGCACCACTGGCAACCGCAGCTAGGGTAAAAAGAGAAGAAAATTTGGTCATTGTTTTGGTAAGCCCAAAGACTTATTGAGGAGTTTGCTTTCCAAGGAGATTCACTCCCTAGGCACCTAGATGGTGAAAGTGGCTAAAAAGTTCCAAATGAACAACGGTAAATTTAGACAGATTAGGTTTAGAATAACTCGTTCAACGAAGGGAACACTCTGTTGGTTACTGTTGTTATTGATCTATTTTTAACACTCTGCTAATGACCTTTGTAGCCAAAGTGTGTCAGTTCCCAAAGTGTTTCTACCAAGGGTTGCCAATCAGACTAAAACTACTCCAAAAATAAGGGTGGCTCAGATCATTACTCTGGAGTTGCGAGAACGTTTCTGGCAGATCAATAGGGCCCGCAGGAGTAATCAATGTTCCTCCTTGTCGCTGAACTTCACCATTCAACAAGGCTAATTGAGCTTGGCGGAGTGCTTCCGCTTTAATCGGCAGGGATTGGAGCTCACGATAAAACTCTGTCATCAAAGCAAGCGTCCCTTCATCACTGACATACCAGAGGCTACCTATCGCTGATTTTGCACCTGAGGCGATCGCCAAACCAGCAAATCCCAACTCGGCATTTGGATCACCAAAAGCTGTACGACAAGCAGATAAAACCAACAATTCGATTGGTGGATTATTGAGTTGAAGCTTTGGTAACTCCGCTAAAGACACCCGTTGATCCCAAAACTGAATATAGGAACGCGCAAGATTACCAGGCAAAAATTCACCATGGGTGGCAAGATGTAAAATTCCATATTCTTGGCGATCGCGCGCAGCCAGTAAACGATCTACGGTAAATTGATTTTCGCTGTAAACATCCCCTTCCCAAATGCGATCAGCAATCTCTGATAATTCCACTGGAACCGCAGGCAAATCATTTTGTTGTTGAAATTCCGAAGCCCCCATTGCCAAAACTTGACTCTCTCGTAAATCGAGATAGTCCGTTTGAGTTAATGCGAAACTGGGCATCATCCCCACACTATATTTTTCAATTACAAATTGCTGTCCATCATGAAGAGCTGCTATCGGTAAAGTACGCAGCCCACGATCCATCACAAACGTCAAATTATCAATCTGAGCTTCATTTAATTCCGCTTCAAGGGGTTTGATCAGTAAATCATAAAAGTACTTTGCCGATCGCAAATAGGTATTCCCTAAATGTGGACTGGTAATACTACGGTTAAATGACCTTGCTGCTCTTAGAATTTCCTGTCGACTACTTCCTACAATGCGACGACGTACCACCTTGCCACTAGCAGTGAGCATAACAAGCTCTAATTCATCATTACCAAGAGCCTCTCGATCTATATCAAGATAATTTTGGCGCGCATTGTCGTCAAATTGCCAGAGAATATCTTTATCTTTACCAATTGTTTGTTTCGTCGATTGTTTTGTTCCTCGCGATTCTTTGTCGCGAAATGCCACATAAATAATGGCAGGGTCAATATCGAGTAAAGACTGAATTGTCGCTAGCTTTGATTGCACCGCATCAAAATTAGTATCTGGCTTTGCGGCTAATCCAAAATGCTCACCATAGTCATCAAAAAAATCATCTTCTAGGGCATCAAGCTCTTCATCATAATCACTCCAGCCATCATCTTCGTATTCATAATCAAAATCGCTTCCAAAAAAATCGTCGTCGTCTTCGTCAAAGTCTTCATCATCTTCCCCTTCCTCGAACTCGTCATCTCCAAATTCATCATCCCCAAATTCATCTTCAAATTCATCGTCCCCAAATTCGTCATCTCCGAACTCATCATCCCCAAATTCATCGTCGCCAAAGTCATCTCCAAATTCATCATCTCCGAAATCTCCCCCAAACTCGTCATCTCCAAAATCACCATCAAAGTCTGATTCTTCAAACGGAATACTGCCTTCGACAATGGCATTAGGGTCTTGCTGATATATGCCAACACCATCACCGTCAGCATCCGGAATAAAATCAATCGTCATTGTGGTGTTATCGAAAGCACCAACTTGAATCATTCCTTCTACTCTGATGTCATTGTTAGCAACTAATACTAGGGTTGCATCCTGACTAGTACTGACAATGTTGGCTCTAATAAAAATGTCATTATCAGCTTCGAGTTCGAGGGTGTTGCCACTTGACCAAGTAAATGGGCTATCGACCACAATGTTGCCTAAGTCGGCATTCCCCGAATTGGTTGTAATTAAGATATCGCCAAGTTCTAATTGGAACTGGAGGTCGAAAACATTGAGGTTGGAGGGCGTATTCGTGATGTCATCAAATACACCATCCATAAAATCTAGTGTGGGACTTGTCGGATTATCGGAAATGATGATGTCAGTGGGATCGAGCAGTAATGTGCCATTGGTACCCAGGGGCGATCGCAGATCCACTGTGCCCTGAAAATCAAGATATTGTTTACCGCTAACCTCGACAAACCCACCATTACCGCCAAACTGACCACCTGTCGCATCGATATTGCCGTAAAAAAGTGTTGATTGGTCTGACCAGATGATGGCTTGGCCGCCATCTCCTGTGGCGATCGCCGCAGTTGAGAATGTCGAGTTTGGATCTACAAAAACATTTTTCGCATTCGTAAATAAACCCTGTCCCTGAAAATCACCGCCCAGATAAATCTCGCCGCCACCATTCAAACCTGATGCATCTAAATTCGCACTGGTCAGAATGATTTCATTTCCCAATAAAGTCGATGTGCCACCAAGGTTTCCGCTGACATCAATTGAGCCACTCATAAACAGATTGCCAGAATTCATTGTCACTGGCGTTTGAGTTTCACTCAGCTCCACTGCACCATCATTTAAAGTCACACCTGTTGCAAGGTTATGTCCGGTCAAGAGGCGAGGAATATCGACAACATTGGCTGGTGCGCCATTATTAAATTCGAGATTGAGTAATTGACCAGCCTGAGACAGTCTCAGAGTATTTGTGCCAGGAACTGCAGTGAGATTAATTGTTCCAGATTCCGCACTTAGAGAGCCAGTATTGACAATGTGTGAAGCAAAAAGATTCAGTTGGTTTCCCACATTAAGCTTTAAATCTGCGCCGTTGATAATGCCACCAGTGCCATCAAAGAAAAATTGGTTAGGACTCCCGATAAGCTCGTTGTAATTCGTTTGCCCTGACCATATGGCGCTACCAAAGCCTAATCCTGTTGCAGTGGTTGCAGTGAAGTCTGCAGGCAAATTTAATTGGGTATTTTCACCAAAAACAATTCCACTGGGATTGATGAGATATAAATCTGCGTTACTCCCACTGATGCTAAGTAGGCCATCGATTAGGGAAGGATTCGCACCACTGATTCGCGACAAAATATTTTGGATAGCTGGCGCACTGAGAAATGTCGCACTTTGGTTCGTACCAACATTAAAATCCTGAAAATCATGGAATAAGTTATTGCC from [Leptolyngbya] sp. PCC 7376 includes:
- a CDS encoding cation:proton antiporter, yielding MPHLAHPFTQIAVILAIASSLGAIAVWLKQPLIMAFIAVGILIGPSGFSIVSSTEEVELLAELGIAVLLFVVGLKLEPNEINAVGSVAVITAVGQMALTGGFGYLLCWVMGMSPIAAFYVAIALTFSSTIIIVKLLSDKKEIDALHSRIAVGVLIVQDIAVVLLMIILSAFGDGEQSLGRSLLFVSLRGAAFLGSLTLITKFILPKLLHGIARSTELLLIFAITWAIVLASVGDFLGFSKEVGAFMAGVSLAATPYRLIIAPRLVSLRDFLLLFFFINLGIHIEITDFLNQLFPALILSAFVLITKPIMVMALVGMLGYKKYTSVITSLSLGQISEFSLILAGLGVSLGHISSETSGLITLIALITMGLSTYMILRSSLIYERFSPWFNWVERKMPHKEDATGITEFEELDVIVFGLGRYGGSLIQDLEQLGVKVLGVDFDPELVNFWRSQGVMTFYGDAEDPEFPAVLPLNKVYWIISTLPGLDMGLKLLHHLKHHNYTGKIALTSHTQQESYPLQKAGADLVLMPFRDAAVEAARVLHKNLDFVTGSDIAPHIRDNSQRVQS
- a CDS encoding bifunctional 2-polyprenyl-6-hydroxyphenol methylase/3-demethylubiquinol 3-O-methyltransferase UbiG produces the protein MNNSEARQQAVRELYNTYPFPPEPLLDEPPPGYNWRWHWQAAYSFCAGRKPARNNPRILDAGCGTGVGTEYLLHLNPEAEIYGIDLSEGALEVAEKRCNQSGVRQNHQAPVTFQRLPIEQAAELEGEFDLINCVGVLHHMPDPVQGIQALAKKVAPGGLFHIFVYAELGRWEIQLMQEAIALFQGEKRGDYVDGVKVGRDIFGSLPENSRLVQYDKERWSLENHRDASFADMYVHPQETDYNIHTLFELIDASGLEFVGFSNPPVWDLERLVGKSPDLIERAKGLSERDRYRLIELLDTTISHYEFFLYKPPFETTDWSDDDLLSEAIAEVHPCLNGWPSKAFFDFDYRLTKVTDAEYDFMSACDGQCTIASLLENTEFSLDDVRSLQKRQLIMLSLA
- a CDS encoding DUF2854 domain-containing protein, which produces MFGKISLGSVGLVVGGILSVIGFAAYGFGNATLNLAGMFYGVPILLGGLALKAAEIKPTPYSSDLSDDVLSLREAQATDTQQQIRKDITRYRYGQDCHLDDSLERLALSPTDEERPSLHHLREESHDGQYALVLEFYSPLFSLEEWQKRQEKIERFFGPDVKAVIVQPEENEIELALVRTAA
- the psaK gene encoding photosystem I reaction center subunit PsaK; this translates as MSLVLTLAAAVPPTLEWSPKVAVVMIICNILAIALGKATIKNPSAGPALPMPEMFGGMGFPALLATTSLGHVIGVGAILGLASAGAI
- the aat gene encoding leucyl/phenylalanyl-tRNA--protein transferase, producing MISRFNIPVILEGYSQGYFLMSDDNDNLGWYSSRQRTLIPLDERFRYPKSLRRVLNKKEFTPAINQAFKEVCHGCADRDTTWISPELMDIYFALHKAGYAHSFETWQGDRLAGGVLGIVIGGAFIGESMFFNIPDGSKVAMVLLVNHLRTQGFKLFDAQLQNPHLERFGSYVISNIEYRQILQQAIKMPCKL
- a CDS encoding CHAT domain-containing protein; amino-acid sequence: MSYFRLLSVTVSLGLLCPLTPLLAQITSTANTTNTAVTQNGQNWDISGGSTSAGGNNLFHDFQDFNVGTNQSATFLSAPAIQNILSRISGANPSLIDGLLSISGSNADLYLINPSGIVFGENTQLNLPADFTATTATGLGFGSAIWSGQTNYNELIGSPNQFFFDGTGGIINGADLKLNVGNQLNLFASHIVNTGSLSAESGTINLTAVPGTNTLRLSQAGQLLNLEFNNGAPANVVDIPRLLTGHNLATGVTLNDGAVELSETQTPVTMNSGNLFMSGSIDVSGNLGGTSTLLGNEIILTSANLDASGLNGGGEIYLGGDFQGQGLFTNAKNVFVDPNSTFSTAAIATGDGGQAIIWSDQSTLFYGNIDATGGQFGGNGGFVEVSGKQYLDFQGTVDLRSPLGTNGTLLLDPTDIIISDNPTSPTLDFMDGVFDDITNTPSNLNVFDLQFQLELGDILITTNSGNADLGNIVVDSPFTWSSGNTLELEADNDIFIRANIVSTSQDATLVLVANNDIRVEGMIQVGAFDNTTMTIDFIPDADGDGVGIYQQDPNAIVEGSIPFEESDFDGDFGDDEFGGDFGDDEFGDDFGDDEFGDDEFGDDEFGDDEFEDEFGDDEFGDDEFEEGEDDEDFDEDDDDFFGSDFDYEYEDDGWSDYDEELDALEDDFFDDYGEHFGLAAKPDTNFDAVQSKLATIQSLLDIDPAIIYVAFRDKESRGTKQSTKQTIGKDKDILWQFDDNARQNYLDIDREALGNDELELVMLTASGKVVRRRIVGSSRQEILRAARSFNRSITSPHLGNTYLRSAKYFYDLLIKPLEAELNEAQIDNLTFVMDRGLRTLPIAALHDGQQFVIEKYSVGMMPSFALTQTDYLDLRESQVLAMGASEFQQQNDLPAVPVELSEIADRIWEGDVYSENQFTVDRLLAARDRQEYGILHLATHGEFLPGNLARSYIQFWDQRVSLAELPKLQLNNPPIELLVLSACRTAFGDPNAELGFAGLAIASGAKSAIGSLWYVSDEGTLALMTEFYRELQSLPIKAEALRQAQLALLNGEVQRQGGTLITPAGPIDLPETFSQLQSNDLSHPYFWSSFSLIGNPW